Proteins co-encoded in one Streptomyces sp. NBC_01283 genomic window:
- a CDS encoding PAS domain-containing sensor histidine kinase, producing MSEAAFTLLVQGVLDYGIFMLDPQGHIVSWNAGAERIKGYTAEDIVGQHFSVFYPPEDQASGKPKWELETAVADGRLEDEGWRVRKDGSRFWANVVITALWDDDGVLRGFGKVTRDMSERRAAQHALSERRRLFDHLVQAQETERRRIAWDVHDDSIQAMVAVGMRLELLADRIPESYSAELRRLDASVREAIGRLRSLTFRLHPPGIDRHGLVEGLSSHLEDVVGSSWGMAYSFEHQLDRDPTPETAITIFRIVQEALLNVHKHARGSRVDVSVSSADGGIVTRVADDGTGVPVSRDDTRDHFGVIEMRERAETAGGWWSMHSRPGTGTTVEFWVPNPLPTPTSTPTSTSTSTSTSTSTDDAP from the coding sequence ATGTCGGAAGCGGCTTTCACACTGCTGGTTCAGGGCGTGCTGGACTACGGCATTTTCATGCTCGACCCGCAGGGCCACATCGTCAGCTGGAACGCGGGGGCCGAGCGGATCAAGGGATACACGGCCGAGGACATCGTCGGACAGCACTTCTCGGTCTTCTACCCGCCCGAAGACCAGGCCTCCGGCAAACCGAAGTGGGAGCTGGAGACCGCCGTGGCCGACGGCAGACTGGAGGACGAGGGCTGGCGGGTCCGCAAGGACGGATCCCGGTTCTGGGCGAACGTGGTCATCACCGCCCTGTGGGACGACGACGGCGTACTGCGGGGATTCGGCAAGGTCACCCGTGACATGTCCGAACGGCGGGCAGCGCAGCATGCCCTCAGCGAGCGACGACGGTTGTTCGATCACCTGGTCCAGGCGCAGGAGACGGAACGACGCCGCATCGCGTGGGATGTCCACGACGACTCCATCCAGGCCATGGTCGCCGTCGGAATGCGGCTGGAATTGCTGGCGGACCGAATTCCGGAGTCGTACTCCGCCGAACTGCGGCGTCTCGACGCATCGGTGCGCGAGGCGATCGGCCGCCTCCGCAGTCTGACCTTCCGGCTGCATCCACCCGGCATCGACAGGCACGGCCTGGTCGAAGGCCTTTCCAGCCACTTGGAGGACGTCGTGGGCTCCTCGTGGGGGATGGCCTACTCGTTCGAGCACCAGCTGGACCGCGATCCCACGCCCGAGACGGCCATCACCATCTTCCGCATCGTCCAAGAAGCACTGCTGAACGTGCATAAGCACGCGCGCGGGAGCAGGGTCGACGTCAGTGTCTCGTCCGCTGACGGGGGCATCGTGACGCGGGTCGCGGACGACGGAACCGGCGTGCCGGTGTCCCGGGACGACACCCGCGATCATTTCGGCGTCATCGAGATGCGGGAGAGAGCCGAGACAGCGGGCGGGTGGTGGTCCATGCACAGCCGCCCCGGAACGGGAACGACAGTCGAGTTCTGGGTACCGAACCCACTTCCGACC
- a CDS encoding STAS domain-containing protein, whose translation MLQPTTGGPLRGKGLWDRAARMRAAREHGEVRDAVTFYPFTSQAVVRSGIARVTLVGELDLDTAPFVREAVAECLAKQPTSLCLDLTGISFCDCAGLNALLTVRISALQAGVDLYVEGVGTQVARLLSLIGADDIFTEGNTPANATPARSPSDTIATGRDAAVAIDKSPLRDLLA comes from the coding sequence ATGCTGCAGCCGACAACCGGGGGACCCCTCCGCGGGAAGGGCTTATGGGACCGTGCCGCGCGGATGCGCGCCGCACGTGAGCACGGAGAGGTGCGGGACGCTGTGACCTTTTACCCGTTCACGTCGCAAGCCGTTGTTCGATCGGGCATCGCCCGAGTGACTCTCGTGGGCGAACTCGACCTGGACACCGCACCCTTCGTCCGGGAGGCGGTCGCGGAGTGTCTGGCGAAGCAGCCGACGAGTCTCTGCCTCGATCTGACCGGCATCTCGTTCTGCGACTGCGCCGGCCTGAACGCCTTGCTCACCGTACGGATCTCCGCTCTTCAGGCAGGCGTGGATCTTTACGTCGAAGGGGTCGGAACGCAGGTGGCGCGGCTGCTCTCCCTCATCGGGGCCGACGACATCTTCACCGAGGGGAACACACCGGCGAACGCGACGCCGGCCCGCTCCCCCTCGGACACGATCGCCACTGGGCGTGATGCGGCGGTGGCCATCGACAAGTCGCCTCTCCGGGACCTTCTGGCATGA
- a CDS encoding BlaI/MecI/CopY family transcriptional regulator, which translates to MAGKDPRGIPGRHSATGSERRGAGQLESEVLATLWATDESLTPGEVQAELGSGLAYNTVHTILRRLYDKGLVIRDAHGRRGSYRPARNAAESTADAMHQALDRGPDPIAALQQFVSGLSPDEERALRDFLAGDHP; encoded by the coding sequence ATGGCAGGCAAGGACCCCCGCGGCATACCCGGACGACACAGCGCCACCGGTTCCGAACGGCGCGGCGCGGGCCAGCTGGAGAGCGAGGTCCTGGCCACCCTGTGGGCCACCGACGAGTCCCTGACACCGGGCGAGGTCCAGGCCGAACTGGGCAGCGGCCTCGCCTACAACACGGTGCACACCATCCTCCGGCGCCTCTACGACAAGGGCCTGGTCATCCGCGACGCCCACGGCCGCCGAGGCTCCTACCGCCCGGCGAGGAACGCCGCCGAGAGCACCGCCGATGCCATGCACCAGGCCCTGGACCGCGGGCCGGACCCCATCGCCGCGCTCCAGCAGTTCGTCAGCGGACTCAGCCCGGACGAGGAGCGCGCCCTGCGCGACTTCCTCGCCGGGGACCACCCATGA
- a CDS encoding glycosyltransferase family 4 protein gives MKIRFLLLNAYAVGGTVRTVVNQANALAEAGHDVEITSVRRHRPAPVFALHGRVRLRALVDDTATPDTGATIVSWPRRRIEAWLGARPSRLVPAAEVKYHRFNRLTDRRLVRYLRSLDGGVLITTRPALNLLSARFTPASVIGIGQEHLHHAHHKPALDQQIGLWYPRLDALTVLTEADRRAYTARLGSDGPRIIGIPNPLPAGSPARSALDRPLVLSAGRLVKAKGFDSLIEAFAPVAEAHPDWQLRIYGSGPERDRLRSLIHRRHLYNHVYLMGSTPHLDAELAKASVFALASRHEGFGMVLAEAMSHGVPPVSFDCPHGPREIITGGDGLLISPGDTTALTQAVTNLIERPKMRAELGEQAASSALRYRPERIRAQWETLIAELAARPGSERPRSRR, from the coding sequence GTGAAGATCCGCTTCCTGCTGCTCAACGCGTACGCGGTCGGCGGCACCGTACGCACCGTCGTCAACCAGGCGAACGCGCTCGCCGAGGCCGGACACGACGTGGAGATCACCAGCGTCCGCCGGCACCGCCCTGCCCCCGTCTTCGCCCTGCACGGGCGGGTACGGCTGCGGGCACTCGTGGACGACACGGCCACCCCGGACACCGGCGCCACCATCGTCTCCTGGCCGCGCCGCCGCATCGAGGCGTGGCTGGGCGCCCGCCCCAGCCGGCTGGTGCCCGCCGCCGAGGTGAAGTACCACCGTTTCAACCGACTCACTGACCGGCGTCTCGTCCGCTACCTGCGCTCCCTGGACGGCGGCGTCCTCATCACCACCCGACCCGCCCTCAATCTGCTCTCGGCCCGCTTCACACCCGCGTCCGTCATCGGCATCGGCCAGGAGCACCTGCACCATGCCCACCACAAGCCGGCCCTGGACCAGCAGATCGGCCTCTGGTACCCGCGACTCGACGCCCTGACCGTACTGACGGAGGCGGACCGGCGCGCCTACACCGCCCGCCTGGGCAGCGACGGCCCCCGCATCATCGGCATCCCGAACCCGCTCCCGGCCGGCTCACCCGCCCGTTCGGCCCTCGACCGGCCACTCGTCCTGAGCGCCGGACGCCTGGTGAAGGCCAAGGGCTTCGACTCCCTGATCGAGGCCTTCGCGCCCGTCGCCGAGGCTCATCCCGACTGGCAGTTGAGAATCTACGGGTCCGGCCCCGAGCGCGACCGCCTGCGGTCCCTCATCCACCGGCGGCACCTCTACAACCACGTCTATCTCATGGGCAGTACGCCTCACCTGGATGCCGAGCTCGCCAAGGCCTCCGTCTTCGCCCTGGCCTCCCGGCACGAAGGCTTCGGCATGGTGCTGGCCGAGGCGATGAGCCACGGCGTCCCGCCGGTCAGCTTCGACTGTCCGCACGGGCCCCGCGAGATCATCACGGGCGGTGACGGGCTGCTCATCAGCCCCGGCGACACCACAGCCCTCACCCAGGCCGTCACCAACCTGATCGAACGGCCCAAGATGCGGGCCGAGTTGGGCGAGCAAGCCGCCTCCTCCGCCCTGCGCTACCGGCCGGAGCGCATCCGCGCCCAATGGGAGACACTCATCGCCGAGCTGGCGGCGAGGCCGGGCAGCGAGCGCCCCCGCAGCCGCCGCTGA
- a CDS encoding response regulator, with protein sequence MPSPPPHSRTIRVLLVEDHDMVAEAICLALERSPDLRIVGHATSVASALTDARRCEPDVVLMDRRLPDGDGVTAIADLLVLMPDVRVLVLAGEGSGSVAARVAEAGGAGLILKARGLSELEDAVRRVAAGEMVFSQDLLGDVLGRLTGRVPSLGANLTPREREALQLLGQGHTTTEISDQLGVALNTGRNHVQRVLEKLGARSQLEAVTIARREGLLT encoded by the coding sequence ATGCCTTCACCTCCCCCGCACAGCCGTACGATCAGAGTCCTGCTGGTGGAGGACCACGACATGGTGGCCGAGGCGATATGCCTCGCCCTGGAGCGTTCACCCGACCTGCGGATCGTGGGCCACGCGACGTCGGTGGCCTCGGCGCTGACCGACGCGAGACGATGCGAGCCGGATGTCGTGCTGATGGACCGGCGCCTGCCGGACGGTGACGGGGTCACCGCCATTGCCGATTTGCTGGTGCTCATGCCGGACGTGCGCGTACTGGTCCTGGCGGGCGAAGGGAGCGGGTCGGTGGCCGCGCGTGTCGCGGAGGCGGGCGGGGCCGGTCTGATCCTGAAGGCCCGCGGACTGAGCGAGCTGGAGGACGCCGTACGCCGGGTGGCAGCGGGCGAAATGGTGTTCAGCCAGGACCTGTTGGGCGACGTGCTGGGCCGACTGACCGGCAGGGTCCCGAGTCTGGGCGCGAACCTGACCCCGCGGGAGCGGGAGGCACTTCAGCTGCTGGGGCAAGGGCACACCACCACGGAGATCAGCGATCAGCTGGGGGTCGCTCTCAACACAGGGCGCAACCACGTCCAGCGGGTGCTGGAAAAGCTGGGCGCGCGTTCCCAGCTGGAGGCCGTGACGATCGCGCGACGTGAAGGGCTTCTCACGTGA